In a single window of the Lepidochelys kempii isolate rLepKem1 chromosome 21, rLepKem1.hap2, whole genome shotgun sequence genome:
- the GPR61 gene encoding G-protein coupled receptor 61, whose translation MPWASTPVSMEPSLPTQWVWNSSRPGRLLHTSQSTMHPNSTLDTKTRDVASESIGLFFMLLIDLTAIVGNVAVMTVIIKTPALRKFVFVFHLCLVDLLAALTLMPLAMLSSSAFFNSTIFGEAVCRVYLFLSVCFTSSCILSISAINVERYYYVVHPMRYEVKMTLGLAACVLVGVWIKAVVMSVIPVLGWLSPDRVSASPAYSGRSCSLQWSQSSYCKFFVVFFATFYFLLPVLIILVVYCSMFKVARVAAMHHGPLPTWMDTPRQRSESLSSRSTMVTSSGAPRITPQRTFGGGKAAIILLAVGGQFLFCWLPYFSFHLYLALSSQAFPGRQVESVVTWIGYFCFTSNPFFYGCLNRQIRGELSRHLTCFFKQPAEEDLRLPSREGSIEENFLQFLQGTGCNTESRNIASPKREPPSIDFRIPGQIAEETSEFLDQHITVSDSYIRAAPTPKPEP comes from the coding sequence ATGCCGTGGGCGTCGACACCAGTCTCCATGGAGCCTTCACTCCCTACCCAGTGGGTATGGAATTCCTCCAGGCCGGGAAGGCTTCTCCATACATCCCAGAGCACCATGCACCCCAATTCCACCCTGGACACCAAGACCAGGGACGTGGCCTCAGAATCCATCGGGCTCTTCTTCATGCTTTTGATTGACCTGACGGCCATCGTGGGCAATGTGGCCGTGATGACTGTCATCATTAAGACGCCAGCACTGAGGAAATTTGTCTTTGTTTTCCACCTCTGTCTGGTGGACCTCTTGGCAGCCCTGACCCTCATGCCTCTGGCCATGCTGTCCAGCTCCGCCTTCTTCAACAGCACCATCTTCGGCGAGGCCGTGTGCCGTGTCTACCTCTTCCTGAGCGTCTGCTTCACCAGCTCGTGCATCCTTTCCATCTCGGCCATCAACGTGGAGCGCTACTACTATGTGGTGCATCCCATGCGCTACGAGGTCAAGATGACCCTTGGCCTGGCGGCCTGCGTCCTGGTGGGGGTGTGGATCAAGGCGGTGGTCATGTCCGTGATCCCTGTCCTGGGCTGGCTCTCTCCGGATCGTGTCAGTGCCTCCCCAGCCTACAGTGGCCGGAGCTGCTCGCTGCAGTGGAGTCAGAGCTCCTACTGCAAGTTCTTCGTGGTTTTCTTCGCCACCTTCTACTTCCTCCTGCCCGTCCTGATCATCCTAGTGGTCTACTGTAGCATGTTCAAGGTGGCCAGGGTGGCTGCCATGCACCATGGCCCGCTCCCCACCTGGATGGATACGCCGCGGCAGCGATCAGAATCCCTCAGCAGCAGGTCCACCATGGTGACCAGCTCGGGTGCCCCTCGGATTACCCCTCAGAGGAcgtttgggggtgggaaggctgCTATCATTCTCCTAGCAGTCGGAGGGCAGTTCctcttctgctggctgccctaTTTCTCCTTCCATCTCTATTTGGCGCTGAGCTCTCAGGCTTTCCCGGGCCGGCAAGTGGAGAGTGTGGTCACCTGGATTGGCTACTTTTGCTTCACGTCCAACCCTTTCTTCTACGGGTGCCTCAACCGGCAGATCCGTGGGGAGCTCAGCAGGCACCTCACCTGCTTCTTCAAGCAGCCGGCAGAGGAGGACCTCCGGCTGCCCAGTCGCGAAGGCTCCATCGAGGAGAACTTCTTGCAGTTCCTGCAGGGGACAGGCTGCAACACAGAGAGCAGGAACATTGCCTCTCCCAAAAGGGAGCCGCCCAGCATAGATTTCCGAATACCTGGGCAGATTGCGGAGGAGACCTCGGAGTTCCTCGACCAGCACATCACGGTCTCCGACAGCTACATCCGGGCCGCGCCCACACCCAAGCCCGAGCCGTAG